A stretch of Gammaproteobacteria bacterium DNA encodes these proteins:
- a CDS encoding electron transfer flavoprotein subunit beta/FixA family protein gives MKILVGVKRVIDYNVRVQIKKDGSGVETAGVKMSVNPFDEIAVEEALRIREGGIDSEIVAVSIGTKDAQQQLRTALAMGADRAILVEADSEVQPLDAAKIFHKLAEEENADLVLLGKQAIDDDANQTGQMLAALWGRPQATFTSELNFADGKAKALREVDAGLELIEVDLPAVVTTDLRLNEPRFVKMPDIMKAKRKPLDTKAMADLGISASAKLETTAFEPPAGRTAGSKVEDVPALIAALKDKGVL, from the coding sequence ATGAAAATACTTGTCGGTGTAAAACGCGTAATTGATTACAACGTACGTGTGCAAATCAAAAAAGACGGCAGTGGTGTTGAAACTGCCGGTGTCAAAATGAGTGTTAACCCGTTTGATGAGATCGCGGTTGAGGAAGCATTACGTATTCGCGAAGGCGGTATCGATTCCGAGATCGTTGCCGTTAGCATCGGTACTAAAGATGCCCAGCAGCAATTGCGTACGGCCTTGGCCATGGGAGCCGACCGTGCCATTCTGGTTGAGGCCGACTCTGAAGTGCAACCTCTGGATGCGGCTAAAATATTTCATAAACTTGCTGAAGAAGAAAACGCCGATCTGGTGCTGTTAGGCAAACAAGCCATTGATGACGACGCAAACCAGACCGGACAAATGCTGGCTGCCTTATGGGGCCGTCCTCAAGCAACCTTTACCTCTGAATTAAATTTTGCCGATGGCAAAGCCAAAGCGCTGCGCGAAGTTGACGCCGGGCTGGAACTGATCGAAGTTGACCTGCCAGCTGTGGTGACCACCGACTTGCGCCTGAATGAACCGCGCTTTGTGAAAATGCCAGACATCATGAAAGCCAAACGAAAACCTTTAGACACCAAAGCCATGGCTGATCTTGGAATTTCGGCCTCGGCAAAACTTGAAACTACGGCCTTCGAACCACCTGCTGGTCGCACTGCCGGTTCCAAAGTCGAAGATGTCCCCGCCTTGATTGCCGCCCTAAAAGACAAAGGAGTTCTGTAA
- a CDS encoding SDR family NAD(P)-dependent oxidoreductase — protein MNFNNIRAIVTGGASGLGQGTVKKILAAGGKVCIVDIQDSGKAQADAYGDNAIFVKTDVSNEQQVNAAVDAAVDAFGGIDLAVNCAGIIGAARVLGRDGPMDGNFFHKVLQVNLLGTFLMTKAAANAMQNNEAGTDDERGVIVNTASVAAYEGQIGQAAYSATKAGVVGMTLPIARELARFGIRVMTIAPGIFWTPMMDGMKPEVQESLIAQVPFPKRLGQPDDFADLVKTITENIMLNGETIRLDGAIRMGPK, from the coding sequence ATGAATTTCAACAACATCAGAGCCATCGTGACCGGTGGCGCTTCAGGCCTCGGTCAGGGTACCGTGAAAAAAATTCTTGCGGCTGGTGGCAAGGTTTGCATCGTCGACATCCAGGATTCCGGGAAGGCACAGGCCGACGCTTACGGCGATAATGCGATATTTGTGAAAACCGATGTTTCTAACGAACAACAGGTCAATGCAGCGGTGGATGCCGCGGTGGATGCCTTTGGCGGAATTGATCTGGCGGTGAATTGTGCCGGCATAATTGGTGCAGCACGGGTGCTTGGGCGTGATGGACCGATGGATGGGAATTTTTTCCATAAGGTCTTGCAAGTAAATCTGCTTGGGACTTTCCTGATGACCAAGGCCGCAGCCAATGCCATGCAAAATAATGAAGCCGGTACGGATGATGAACGTGGTGTGATCGTGAATACTGCCTCAGTAGCCGCCTACGAAGGCCAGATCGGGCAAGCAGCCTACTCGGCCACCAAAGCCGGTGTGGTTGGCATGACGTTACCCATCGCGCGTGAATTGGCGCGTTTTGGTATTCGCGTTATGACCATCGCCCCCGGAATTTTCTGGACACCAATGATGGATGGCATGAAACCCGAAGTACAGGAATCCCTGATCGCCCAGGTCCCATTCCCGAAACGCCTCGGGCAGCCGGATGACTTTGCCGATCTGGTCAAAACCATCACCGAGAACATCATGCTCAACGGTGAGACCATTCGTCTGGATGGGGCGATTCGCATGGGGCCGAAGTAG
- a CDS encoding electron transfer flavoprotein-ubiquinone oxidoreductase: MSESNITALNFDQLSHAPGVEVERDVMEYDVCVVGAGPAGLAFAIRLKQLNPESMICVLEKGSELGAHSLSGAVLEAAAMDELLPEWRNADLPIKVAATKDEFFILSKTKATKFITPPQMNNHGNYIISLGGLVKWLGEQAEALEIDVFPGFSAQYALLDGDKVIGVRCGDMGQNHDGTPSDAFAPGVEIHAKLTVLAEGCRGSVSKQLIDHFELDKDCSPQTYGLGLKELWKLPEGRVQPGLIQHTVGWPVDNKTYGGSFLYHLDNDRIYIGYVVGLDYQDPNFAPFEAFQQFKHHPKIKALLEGGEILSSGARTIIEGGYQSLPTMEMPGAVLIGDAAGTLNVPKIKGIHMALRGGMQAAKLFHEKQSMDGFTAAFKASPAGKELKKVRNMRPGFNKGFWFGMFNAMLETATFGLLPWTLKNHSDHDSLKKLEHNATPERDFVERDLPPRDRLASVYFAATEHDESQPHHLRVRDTNICATTCATEYGNPCTKFCPAHVYEMVDDGQGGKKLHINAANCVHCKACDIKDPYQIIDWVPPEGGSGPNYQNL, encoded by the coding sequence ATGAGTGAATCCAACATCACAGCCCTGAATTTTGATCAATTGAGTCACGCACCCGGTGTTGAGGTGGAACGTGATGTCATGGAATACGACGTTTGTGTGGTCGGCGCCGGTCCTGCCGGTCTCGCCTTTGCTATCCGTCTCAAGCAACTCAATCCGGAAAGCATGATCTGTGTGTTGGAAAAAGGCTCGGAGCTGGGCGCACACTCTCTGTCGGGTGCGGTACTTGAAGCTGCAGCGATGGATGAGTTATTGCCTGAATGGCGTAATGCAGATTTGCCGATCAAAGTTGCCGCCACCAAAGACGAGTTTTTCATTCTGAGCAAAACCAAGGCAACTAAATTCATCACGCCACCGCAAATGAACAACCACGGCAATTACATTATCTCCCTGGGTGGTTTGGTTAAATGGCTGGGCGAACAAGCCGAAGCCTTGGAAATAGATGTGTTCCCCGGATTCTCGGCGCAATACGCCCTACTCGACGGCGACAAGGTCATTGGTGTGCGCTGTGGTGACATGGGCCAAAATCACGATGGCACACCGAGCGATGCCTTTGCTCCCGGAGTCGAGATCCATGCAAAATTGACCGTTCTGGCCGAAGGCTGTCGTGGCAGTGTGTCCAAACAACTCATTGATCATTTTGAACTCGACAAGGATTGTTCGCCGCAAACTTATGGTTTGGGCTTAAAAGAACTCTGGAAACTTCCTGAAGGTCGCGTTCAACCCGGTTTGATCCAGCACACAGTTGGTTGGCCGGTGGACAACAAAACCTATGGCGGTAGTTTTTTATACCATCTTGATAATGACCGTATATACATCGGTTATGTCGTTGGACTGGATTATCAAGACCCCAACTTTGCACCCTTTGAAGCTTTCCAGCAATTCAAACATCATCCAAAGATCAAAGCCTTGCTGGAAGGTGGCGAAATTCTGTCCTCAGGTGCGCGCACCATAATTGAAGGCGGTTACCAGTCGCTTCCAACCATGGAAATGCCTGGTGCGGTATTAATTGGTGACGCTGCCGGTACTTTGAACGTACCCAAGATCAAAGGTATCCACATGGCCTTACGTGGTGGAATGCAAGCCGCCAAATTGTTCCATGAAAAACAAAGCATGGACGGATTCACAGCGGCGTTTAAAGCTTCTCCGGCCGGCAAAGAACTGAAAAAAGTTCGAAACATGCGACCAGGGTTCAACAAAGGCTTCTGGTTTGGCATGTTTAACGCCATGCTGGAAACCGCAACCTTTGGTTTACTCCCCTGGACCTTGAAAAACCATTCCGATCACGACAGTTTGAAAAAACTGGAACATAATGCCACACCGGAACGCGATTTTGTCGAACGTGACCTGCCGCCGCGTGACCGCTTGGCCTCGGTCTATTTTGCCGCAACCGAGCACGATGAAAGCCAGCCGCACCACCTGCGTGTTCGTGACACTAATATCTGCGCCACAACTTGTGCAACCGAATACGGCAACCCGTGTACCAAATTCTGCCCGGCGCACGTATATGAAATGGTTGACGACGGGCAAGGTGGAAAAAAATTACACATCAATGCAGCCAACTGCGTACATTGCAAGGCCTGTGACATTAAGGACCCGTATCAAATTATTGACTGGGTACCGCCAGAAGGCGGGTCGGGGCCAAATTACCAGAATTTATAG
- a CDS encoding electron transfer flavoprotein subunit alpha/FixB family protein produces MSQVLVIAEHLNGQLNNSTAKAVNCAAQIGDVHVAVFSDSPAAVAEQAAQIDGVSKVLSVENVANSNALAATLAPQIAALSDGYSHLLMPSTTFGKDVLPRVAALLDRPQISDIMEVIDAQTFKRPIYAGNVITTVKAPEGLVVGTVRTASFKAAGTGGSAAVDAATVSADLPSHTRFVELQAAASERPDLQSAERVVSGGRGVGSEENFKVIYSLADKLGAAAGASRAAVDAGFCPNDMQVGQTGKIIAPGLYIAAGISGAIQHITGIKDAGVIVAINKDPDAPIFEVADIGLVADLFEALPEIEKHL; encoded by the coding sequence ATGTCACAAGTACTCGTAATTGCCGAACACTTGAACGGCCAACTGAATAATTCCACAGCCAAAGCCGTTAACTGTGCCGCACAGATTGGTGACGTGCATGTTGCTGTTTTCTCGGACTCGCCAGCCGCCGTGGCCGAACAAGCCGCCCAGATTGATGGCGTGAGCAAAGTATTAAGCGTTGAGAACGTCGCTAACAGCAATGCACTGGCTGCAACTTTGGCTCCCCAGATCGCTGCGCTGTCTGATGGCTATTCGCATTTGTTAATGCCTTCCACCACATTTGGTAAAGATGTACTGCCGCGCGTGGCAGCTTTACTGGACAGACCGCAGATCAGTGACATCATGGAAGTCATTGACGCACAAACTTTCAAACGCCCGATCTACGCTGGTAATGTCATTACCACGGTTAAAGCACCTGAAGGTCTGGTTGTTGGCACTGTGCGTACCGCTTCTTTCAAAGCAGCTGGCACTGGTGGTTCCGCGGCTGTTGATGCGGCAACTGTGTCTGCTGACCTGCCTTCTCACACACGTTTTGTGGAACTGCAAGCCGCGGCTTCCGAACGTCCGGACCTGCAATCGGCCGAGCGTGTAGTTTCAGGCGGTCGTGGTGTTGGCAGTGAAGAAAATTTTAAAGTGATCTATTCTCTGGCCGACAAACTGGGTGCGGCTGCCGGTGCATCGCGTGCGGCGGTAGATGCCGGTTTTTGCCCGAATGACATGCAGGTCGGTCAAACCGGAAAGATCATTGCTCCCGGGCTCTACATTGCCGCCGGTATTTCCGGAGCTATTCAACACATCACCGGGATTAAAGACGCAGGTGTGATCGTTGCGATCAATAAAGACCCAGACGCGCCGATCTTTGAAGTGGCAGATATTGGTCTGGTTGCAGACTTGTTTGAGGCATTACCAGAGATCGAGAAACACCTTTAA